The Carassius auratus strain Wakin chromosome 30, ASM336829v1, whole genome shotgun sequence region TCCCCTATTGCCATGGACAATACTGCTGTGTCACTTCCTGTCCCATGTCCTGTGAATGCCTTCATACACACTGCCAAGTTTTCTCGTAATTGCCACAAACTGGGGCCACTTTTTGTTGCTACTCAATGCAACAGGTTTATATGCATGTGCAAAGCCTTTAGCAACACTGAAGCCATTGAGTCGGTCAGACATATGTTACACCCTTCTGACCTCTCTACACATTCTGTCTCCATGGTTATACCATGATAACCTAATGCAGCAGTCTCCTTTAAATAGAAAGATGTGTTCTGAAATGAGTCAGTTTCACATCGTCATGATAGGACTGGTTTCTGTTGTGTGAACACTAGGTTTTGAGATGGACTGTTTCACATCACTTATTTCTAAACATTATTATTGCAGGGATTGACTTTAAAATCAGAACAATCGAGCTGGATGGGAAGAAGATCAAGCTTCAGATCTGGTGAGGAGCACCAGTCTGCATTAtcctttataaaataaagatgtaTTAAACCTGTGAAAAGGTTTGGCTGCTATGCCATATCTCAAATGGTGGAAAAACTTTCAGTTAAAGCATATTTTGAtatctaatttatatttttgttttacagttttttttttttgtattcctttTGTATATcattgaattttatttaaaattcttgGATATGCAATTGTGTATTATGCAGGACTTACATTAGCCCCACAACCCTCAATCAAGTTTGATTTTCCAGCCTTTCTTAGTAAAAAGTTTGGGCAAGCCTGgtataaattataattgtgtacaagctagtgctgtcaaacgattaattgcatacaaaataaaagttttggtttacataataaatgtgtgtttgtgtactgtgtatgtttattatgtatatataaatacatacacaacaTGCGTGTTTATGTTtaagaaaatatgttgtttatatattaaatatatttataatctaaatatatacatgcaaatattttctaaatataaactgtgtatttatatacacataataaatatacacactaaaTATTATGtgcacaaaacttttattttggatgcgatttaatcgtttgacagcactagtacaaataaatgtgttttttaaatttgcCATAAAGGGATACAGCCGGACAGGAGAGGTTCAGGACCATCACCACAGCGTATTATAGAGGAGCAATGGTAATGGTCTATTCTCTTGAGCAAATAATGCTAGATATGCTTCTGCATCGGTTACGTTGCCTAATCTATGTGTTTCCTTTCTGTCATTTTCACAGGGAATTATGCTGGTGTACGATATCACAAATGAGAAATCGTTTGACAACATCAAGAACTGGATCAGGAACATTGAAGAGGTGCGAAACAGACCTAATGCATGAAGTTTTCACTTAATTTTAAGTGAGATTAATTTTCCTCTGTCTGTTTTATCAGCATGCTTCATCAGATGTGGAACGGATGATATTGGGGAACAAATGTGACATGAATGATAAGAGGCAAGTTTCAAAAGAAAGAGGGGAAAAGGTatgcatcattaaaaaaattttttcaaatGACTGAAAATCAAAACTGAAAACAAGTCAGAACAAGCTAGTATGTAAAAATGCTGatgtgtttatttaaacatttcccTTTTTTCCTGCTACAGCTAGCTATTGATTATGGAATCAAGTTCTTGGAAACCAGTGCAAAATCTAGCACAAATGTTGAAGAGGTGGGGAAAATTCTCTTGTTAAATAAGTTATCTAATGTAGATTAATTTATTTGAACAAGATTAGCATTTTTTACTGATCTAATCTAGTGGCATGTTTTTCTTCAATGCTAGGCCTTTGTCACTCTTGCTAGAGACATCATGACCAGATTAAACAGAAAAATGGTGAGAATGAAATATTACAATCATGAAGAAAAATCGTCCTGAATCTTAGAAAATGGTTAAGAAAATGCTTAGTACTGCTCACTGACTCAAATACAGAAATAGAAGATGTTAATATCATTGAAATTTCCTTattgtgtccaaaaaaaaaacaaatttaaaatgtgGTTTTATGTCTTAACACTAATGCTGAATGGATTCTTGTTTGCTTGCATCTTTGTGTTTAGAATGAGAATAACCCTTcgggaggaggaggagcagtgaAAATCACAGAGAGTCGATCCAAGAAGCCGAGCTTCTTCCGTTGCACTCTGCTCTAACCCTGCAACTTCTGCAGCCTCAGTGTGTGAATGATTTTATCTCTCTATGTGTGTTTGGCGTGCGCGCGAGTGTTTGTGTGAGGGTTTACAGTACCACTGGACTTTCAGCTGTTAGCTGCTGCTGAGAGCTCTGGACTTTAGCCTGCCTCATCTATACTTACTGAAGGCCTGAAGAGAGTGTGCTAGATAAAGACTATTGCGCTGTTCCCAAAATGTTCCTTTTAAGCCAAAATATCCACCTACCTACCCCTTAACCCCCTGGATCAGTCCCAATTTAGTGTAGCCTAATTTGAATTGTGAGatcatttttttatctttaaaataattaattccatATAGTGAATTTATAGTCACTTTGATTTGAAATGGTTTATTAAAGCACCATTAAATGAAGGAAATAGTATATCGAGTATATCTAATGCCTGCtattatgcagttttttttgcaataaagatTGTGTACCTGAAGTAATGACTGAAGAACCTGAAGGTTTGATAGTTAAATATTGGTCAAACTGAAGGACatgatattgatatatatatatatattgatatatatatatatatatatatatatatatatatatatatatatatatatatatatatatatatatatatatatatatatataaaatgtttgttattgttgaatgttatgttttgttatatttagtcACCCATTTTATATGtacttaatttgtatttttagttaCTGTTCCAAAGCCGCAATAAACTGTGGAATAGATGGCAACGTTCCACAGGTCTTAGTCTTCCCCCTTTCCCTGACTTTATGTCATTAACTGCAACAGAGACCAAAGTAAAAAGTAATCGAAACTGTGATAGataatattaaaaattgtccttgtttttttttttttttttgggtcggGGGGTTGTAATCtcatatatataaagaataaagaGAGAGGGCTAGGACCTGTTTCCTAATGCTTGTTGAAGCAGCAGCAGCCAGCTAGGccctgtatatacagtattacatttactaatggtattatatttttatactctATTGACGTAAGCATCTTTACTCACCACTTCATATGAAGCAATTAAAGCATGTTAACCTGTGCTTATGTGGGATTGATTTATTTGTtaatacttgtatttttttttttttttactcatttaaatgttttattcagtatTCTGTACGCTGTCTTTTGTAATTCCCTCTTTTATAAGATTCTTATGAGTGTGAATTTGTGAATTGTTTACAGCACAACTGCagcagtatctttttttttttttttttatgtcatgcactgttatttgtgtgtgtgggtctcTTGTAGGACCTCCTCACTTCATAAACCACTTAAAGTCCCGCCTGTGAAATCAGCCACTTCAAAAAACAAGGCCAATGTGGAATTTGCAGACTTTTATAACTGATTCTGTGGGGGGGAAAAGACATggagttttacatttaaacatgctTAACCAGAGCTGAGAGTACTAAACTTTTATTACCTTAGTGTTCAATTTCTGTCTAAATCTGCAGATCTTTTCATGTGCAGATTCCATGTGGGCCTGTTACAAAGTGAGAACACAAACTGAAATGTTGAGAATCAACCTAGATATTTCAGAATTCACCTAATTTACTCAAAATGAATGATTGCTCTATTGTTTATGTTTAAGGGCGAATGATTGCTTGAGTTCTATTGGCATTGTGCATCTGTTTGAAAGAGCCCCTGCTCGTGCTCTTGCGGCGTGCCGTTTccacttaaagtgatagttcacccagaaataaaacttcattaactcaccctcatgtcagtccaaaccctgctttctttgttctgtggaacacacaaaaaagtatttttggaacaagaaaggtgtgtgttttttgtccatacaattgGAAGTCAATGAtttggttaaatttttttttttaaatatactgatttgcgttctgtagaaagtcatacaggtttgaaacaacatgaaggtgggcacatgatgacagaattatcattttcgagtgaactatccctttaatggccCAGTAGTCATGTTTTGAATATGCATGCAGGCACATTTGCATATTTTTCAATGAAACGGTGACAGCGCTCAGCCTCCCATTTGAGCATAAAGTCTTACTGACCATACAATGCATTCTTTTATGTTCTATTTTATAACATGTCTTCCTTGATTTTCTTGTCTGTACTCTGTGATGTCAGAGTTAACTGATTAcgtaaaaagattaaaatatctTTTCTAAGTTATTTACAAGTGCCTGATTTATTCTTCATGAAGGTTTACTTAAtgaaatgatatataatttatataaaattaggAAATATTTGTAGTAATAAACAGCATAACTAAAGTGTAATTTccctttattttgaaaaaatgggaTAGTAAATATCTACAGCACAGAGGTAGTCCCTGATTTCCCTTTTTGCATACTGTGTTTTAGCATTAAAATTGCATACCTCAAATAGAAATGTATGATGTCAAATGCACAAGCATAACTAGTGTTAGAAGAGTGTTCCATACTGCAAAACAATGAAAATCAACCTTTTTTTTAACCTAGCACTACTGCAATGATCTTGTGCTTATGTCTATGTGCCTGTCCTCTCTGTGGAGGGTCTAAAGTCATTGGTGTTGACTTCACAGGCCCCGGCCAGGTCTTTCACACTATTGGCTGCTCGAGGTTTAGCCAGGATGCTCCCTACAGCCTTCGCCTTTCGTGGGTTAGTGTTCAGACTCTTAGATCTGAGTGAGGGGTACATCCTGTCCTCTGCAACATACAAGTGATCCGAGTCAGTCAGCTCCTCTCTTTTCTCTGCTCCTCCCTCTGTTCTGGTGCTTTCGCTATCCGCCTCTGATTGATCCTCGTCTTTATTCTTCTCCTCACTTTCtccttgttgtgtttttgtccacTTGCTCTCCTTAGAAGATCCTTCTTCATCTTGGGCTTCTCTCTGTCTTAATTTCTCTAAAGATGTCTTGGGTGAAAGTCCAAACGGAGAGGGATGAACTTTGTCATCGAAGCGTGGAGGCCAGCGACCTAACGTTGGCGATCTGCTTGCTTGATCCTGTAGGCCGTGGGGCTCTGAAGCCCACGTATTCCCTTGACTGCACAACCTCGACTGTGCCATAGAGACGTACAAAGTACCACTTTGGGATCTGTTCTCATATGAAAGTGAGTTACTTTGAGCTTCAGTTGGGTACTGCCTCAGGGATTGCGCTCTTTCCAGAGGATGTGAAACTGCTATGTCTTTTCCCGTTTCTAGAAGGGCTTGTGGATCTTTAGGGTGTTGAGTGGAGGTTAGTTTTGGGGATTGAGAGGTCTGGACTCTGTCTTGTGACTCGCAAGGAGAGATGAGGATGTCCACACTTGAGCTGGAGCGTGTCCTTTGCCGGAGGGGCACCACGTCCAGCGTGGGTCCGTAGCAAGAACCTTGATGTGGGTTTAGAAGGAGGTCACTGCTGCCAATACTGCCGCGTCTCTCTGCGTGGCTCTTCTTGTCCCCTGACATCTCCTCACCACGGTCTTCAGCATCCAGGTGCCAGCGGTACAAACTGTAGCCATCCGTGCTGTTGATGCTACCGCGACGAAGCAGGCCAGATTGGTCCACGGCCATTGAGCTACCGGATCGAGCACGGACCAGTTCGCAGCGGTCGATCCCAACCAGCCGTTCCAGTGCGTGCATCATGCGGCCAGAGAACTCCTCTAGCTGAGCCAAGCGCAGGTCTACTGTCTGCAGGGAGGCTTTCATGGAGTGCTCTCGTTCATTCACCTCCTCTAGGCGCATGGACATATTCTCAACTCTGCGACAATAAGTGTTTCAAATTGGTGCATTCATTTTAACCTCAGTAATGATTGTAAATGAAGAGCTCAACAATAAGGAGTTATTATTGCAGTTGTGCAATGCCACTAAACCTTTTTATAGTCACTGATCCTGTGCACCATTTCTTAGACCTTTTAAacgtaattgttttttttgtgtgtgatgtaGTCTACATTCTGTTTCCAAATTCTGCTAATTTGCCACCAAGACAATGTGATCTAATTGGCTGAAATAGATGAGGATTTGTTGAAAACCTTGAAAGCAcaaggggctgttcacacagaCTGCATTTCTGCATTCCACTGCATTCTTTTGCAGCGTCTCACACATGATGGCATTCTAAAAACAGCACCCTTTAGTTAAAagttaaagtaaaacatttttcaacttgTCGTGTTTTTCAACACCCCAAGTGGAAAACAAAACTTGAGAGGcgactgttttttttaaaaggtcgCCAGACTACAATTTCCATTCCATTCTAGCACAGGGAAATGCAGGACACAGAAAACCAAGCtcgtgccatttttttttttttgcattgtttcaaTGTTCAAATTTGGTGAACTTTGACCTACATATTTGTATCACCTGAAGCAAGATGTGTGATCAACAGAAGATTGGTGAGGTTTGTTGGAGTAGActgcatatttttacattttgaatgtattatatgttgaattatgcaaaataaattgcattactGCAATTGCATTAATGCATTACTTCAACACTGCATATTTAGAACACCATCACGATACGCTGCAAAAGAGAGCAGACATGATGCAATGGTCAAAGAAAtccatatttaccatgtttactccATAGGGAATCAATTTGAAAGCTGTGCAGTGGATagcaaaaaacacattctgttgAAAACTACATACCAGATACTAATGTTTTACATCACATAcaaaaatgatgacaaaatgcatCGCCATCTCTAAAAAATGGTCATTTAGAACCACAAAAGaaaatccttattgttgagccctgaaATGACATTTGCAAGAGCAGTTGTTATTTTTCATCTAGTACCTCTGGGAAGTAATTCGGATTCGCTCATCATTGGAAGACTGTGCCTCGTCCTCCTTCTCTCTGAAGTATTCCTCCACACATTGTTCCTCAAACTCATGCAGACTCTTCAGTTCCTCCAGACTCAGAGTCAActctgaaaaaggaaaaaaatatgttttaaaatagatTGCTATAAGATTGATTCATTGAAGcagtaaaaatcaataatagGAGTAACTTAATAACTTAGTCCGCAGTCTCTCTCATCCAGCTCTCCTTCCTGTTTCTTCCTGCAGCGGCAGCACAGGCGCTTCAACACAATGTATATGTGGCTGAAGATGATGAGGGGAGGAGGAAGCACAGGTCTGTCGTGAAAAGTCATGATGAGCTGGTAGCGCTGGAACTTCCATACTTGGTTGGAGATGGATTTCACTTCAAAGAACGTGTTACTGTGAAAGGAATGAGTTCTCTCAGTGTTGTACTGGTGATAATGAATCTATGAGAACATAATACTTTGCTCCAGTACTTGGCTCATCATTGCTTGACATTACAGTGCTTACATTTTGTTTATCTTTTGACTCACTTGAATACAGCAATGAGCAGGTTAACCAGTAGGATGTTGGCTACCAGTAAGTAACAGGCCATGATGGCAGGCGTGAGCCAGGCCCCAGGTATACATGGAGGGAGCTTCTTCCCATCTTCATCATACATGTTTTCACCACAGGGTGCTGCCATACATTACAGAGGTTATGATGCAACCGTGACATCATTCTATAGTgtttgataattacatttaattgtggGTCTACAGGAAGAATTTTACACTCACGATTAATCTCCATCGCATAGACTAtgagtttttaaaaagaaagagaaaaagcacAGTTAAAGATTATggagaaataaacaaatatgaatcatTTCACAATCAGCCAGCCATCTAAATAGTGCATTAGGAGGGGAATTAACGATTTTAAAATAATAGTCATTGTGAAAGATTTTTGTACACTTCACATTTTAGGTGAAGAAAGGAAagatacaataccattcaaagtTCTGGATAAGATACTTTtgttcaccaaggatgcattcaattgactAAAACTCAGTTAAGACAAAATCTTCttttacaaacatattttaaattaatatttcacaacagtactattttaactgttttttaatcaaataaattcctTGGTGAATATAAGAGACtaacattaaactaaaaaaagaaagaaaagaaaaaccctCTCTAAACTTTTGAATTGCAATGTATGTTTGCACAATAAGTTGTGCTTTCTTTCAGAACTGCATTTTCACATATTTCTGTATAACTACCAgcacttattttcatttgttcTATATTATCattaaattttccaaaaagagTAGAAAAACAGTACTTGAAATTAATTTTCAATGTATCCAAAATGGACTGCATACCAAGATACtagcaattttctttttattactacaaagtgcaaaaaaacaaacaaaaaacaccgtTACAAACCAACCAAGTATAAAccaacatctttgttgaccctggaacaacattgtgattaaccaatcacatttgaagaaccagtttatagattttgtgaagtttacacttacaatcactgttaggtgcttgtacatcagtgtcattcatctgtcaattcctctgattttaaggatcactcatggttaagattaggtttaggtgtagggatatggtcaaggctacatttttttagtaaaatgttgttccagggtcaacaaaatatgttgacctaggaacacatctaactcatcAATATCAGGACGTGCTTTTAGTCACACAGGATCTTCCTCAGTGGAGGAACAGATAATGAATTTAAAGTATTAAGTTTTTACTCTTTTTGGAAGAATGTATTATGACTTGAAATCatgttatatattacattttgactGTATTAccattaaatacagtattttttttcttcttctaaattTCCATTTACTTGTTTAGCAGCTTATACATGAGAATTATGCAGGCACAATTTAACCAAACGAGCAGTACAAGGCTAGAGCAGAAgtgtaaaagtaaaagaaaaatgcCAACAATCAACAGCTACTAGACATAAAGACCTAAAACTCACAAGCAGGCAGGTAAAGATTGGCACTGTCACACACTCAGTCCATCACACATGATGCAGTAGAGGGCGAATGCCACTGCGGTGCAAATGGTCACATGATCAGGAGATGAGACAACTCTTTCGGTATAGCTCACAGACACAGTGAGGGTGGAATGGAGACGAGACGGATCATCCACACATGAATCAGGAAACAGAATCTTACTATGAATTCTAGTCTTACGGTCTATCGAGTCAGCAAACACTTCTCCGTAGATCATCCAGTAGGGCATGTAGAAGATATTCCTCGCCAGACGCCACGTCGGCTCCTCGTCTGGGTGCAGGATGGCCTGGCGAGCCACGCCGAAACTCATGAGAACCACCAGCATGATCACCACAAAGTACAGCATGTCAATcatctgtgcacacacacacacacacacacacacacagatatcattATTCTTCAGAAAACAGAAGCTATTGAGCCATTAATATAAGTTTATCTGTTAGTTCTCACCATTTTACCAATCATCATGACATATGGTCCCAAATACTTGTTAACTCCAAAAATGTCGAGGACACGAATGTACCAGAAGATGATGTCTACACAGTAGATGACGCGTCCGTAGCCCATGTAAGGCTCATTCTGCAGTCGCAGTAACAGTCCCATGAGGAACATGGTGATGGCAGCCAGGTCAGTGATGTTCCAGTATTCCTCAAGCCATACGTTTATCTTCTGTTTCAGCTTTCCTGGCTCTGACATCAGGATCTACACACAAGCACATGTGTCCAATGTagaaaaaacaaaaccacataaaCATGATAATATagcaacacaattttttttttttgcgtactTCACCTGTCTAACTTTCTCTAGTCCAAGAGTGATGATGTAGGAGATGACGATCCATTCCTGCAGTGATGGCCATCTCTCCATTTTCACCAAGATAATGTAATTATACAGCATCAGGTACACCAGGTAGGCAGTCTTGAGTAGATATATgatcattatgtttttatttataacataattttacataatttattttattaatggtgTGTTTTGACTTTGATGTGCTTTTAAATATTCACATACCGTATTGAACCAGAACTTGGTAAATGGTGCATTATAGAAATTGTATATCTTCTTCCCAACAGGCACACGTTTCTGTTTCTTTTTACTATCTTCCTCATCACCTTTCTTAGACACTCCGTCCATGCTCATGGTGCCatcctgaaaataaaaacttttacttAGTATCACCTCATAAAGgtccataaaaaaattaagaagccAGTGTTGAATATGtattctaccattcaaaagtttagggtcagtacaatttttttttttactgttgttgaAAGAAGTCTGTTTTGCTCACCAAGagtgcatttattgaatcaaaaatacagaaaaaacgtaatattgtgaaatattattacaataaaaaaaatgtcccaTTGTAATATATCTAGAAATGTAAAGTACATATTTTTACCTTGCCTGATTTGTTATCATCCTCTTTGTCTTTGAGCTCTTCGTTGTCTTTGGAGTTTTGGTAAGACAGGTCATCTCCAGTTCGGAAGTCTAGGAGAAGAATGGTTGGAGGAAAGATGATTCCGAGGATGACCTGTGAATGATATGAAATgataaaattttttatatacaatagtTAGAGTCAGTGACttagtgtgtttatttattttttattgcagacCTTGAGTCCATTGCTCTTGCCCACCCGCAGGCAGCCCATCCACATGTCGGTGAGCAGCATCTGGCTGCAGGTGTGGGCTATAAAGTCTCTGTGTTTGGCAGCTACAGCCAGTTTCAGACAGGTGGAGTTACTCCAGTTCTTCAGCTCATATGTCAAAAGCTTCATGGCCACCTGTTCATCATGCTTGTATGACTGATCTAGCAGCTCATACGCTAACTGACCAAATTCCCTGAGTAtgagagggaggagagagaggcTTTATGAGAAGGGGCACTGTTGTGTTGACAgtttaattaagaaataaaaaccaaaaacatttatattctattctattgtattCTGTTTAGCCACATGCAACCAAATCCTGCTTTACCTTTCCtaagtaaattaattacagaaacacataaattgttaataaaatacacaatttaaaTCAACTACccttcaaagtttggggtcagtatgtttttttaaagaaagtcatACTCTATTGTAAACACGTCGAGTGTGATCTGTCGCATTACTGTACGTCCCTCTGAAAGATCAACTGCATATCGTTGTGAAAAAAAGTATCTgatcaaagataaaaaaataatttttttgcaccaTTCGAGTCGCATTCATCAGCCGGGGAGAAAGTATGATGAGGAATTCTGGGAAATGTGGTTTATTCAGCCGAACCATTTAATTGACAAACGCAGGCGTTGATTGTCGTTAGACTACATTTCCCAGAAGTCCACAGACtctttaaatgctgtttaaagtcAAGTGTGATAGTAAagacaaataatatattaattgctCACTTGGAATTATTGTCCAGATCCTGCGAGATGTCGTCCACTAGTTCGCTCCGCGAGGATTCGTGCGCCATCGCTTTATAGAGTTTACACGCCACCAGAGCTTTGGCCATGGCTTCTTCTCCCCTCTGCCAGAGAAACAGCGCCATCTTCTGGCGCTTCATGAGAACAGCCCACACCATCAGCTCATGGAAGGGGTACTGGAATCGACTGACCTCTGGGTCATCAACGTCAATATCGatttcttcctctttcttcttcttcatcttctttttACCTTTCGGTCTTGGGTCATCGTCCTGTCGAAAACAAAACGAAGCGAGTGTGTCTGTAAATAGGATAGCCTTCTACAAGTTTTAGCTACCAGTCATATTTCTttgagtatgtttgtgtgtgagagtattATGAATGCATATTAATACTGAACACTTACAaacaatttgccttttttatgttttagtggcTTACCTCCATACCCAGGAGTTTCAAAGCTTTGGGCTAAAagagaacagaaagagagagagaatcagacGTGTTTGA contains the following coding sequences:
- the trpm1a gene encoding transient receptor potential cation channel subfamily M member 1a isoform X1, with the protein product MDNRGFGGKKGKEGSFKRASIKRTPSGSQKFQRAWIERTFLKRECIHIFPSREPNKCCCGQLVNQHVAILPGSTNKSAEEGQGVQAEPPQEKWSVAKHTQATPTDAYGIIEFQGGGHVNKAMYIRVSCDTKPDNLLHLMVKDWQLELPTLLISVHGGLQNFELQPKLKQVFGKGLIKAAVTTGAWIFTGGVSTGVIRHVGDALKDHSSKSRGKVCAIGIAPWGIVENKEDLIGRDVTRPYQTMSNPLSKLSVLNNSHSHFILADNGTHGKYGAEVRLRRQLEKHISLQKINTRLGHGVPLVCLILEGGPNVISIVLESLREEPPVPVVVCDGSGRASDIISFAHKYSEEDGLVNDSVRDQLLVTIQKTFNYNRNQAQQIYLMVMECMKKRELITVFRTASEGQQDIEMAILTALLKGTNASAPDQLSLALAWNRVDIARSQIFVQGQHWPPAGSLPTSSTSQQDKPKSPITARPSKGKPARAKKGKGAKSKPEPPEETDPRKLELLNWVNSLEQAMMDALVLDRVDFVKLLIENGVNIHCFLTIPRLEELYNTKLGPTNTLHFVVRDVKKGNLPPDYQITLIDIGLVLEYLMGGAYRCHYTRKSFRTLYNNLYGLKRPKALKLLGMEDDDPRPKGKKKMKKKKEEEIDIDVDDPEVSRFQYPFHELMVWAVLMKRQKMALFLWQRGEEAMAKALVACKLYKAMAHESSRSELVDDISQDLDNNSKEFGQLAYELLDQSYKHDEQVAMKLLTYELKNWSNSTCLKLAVAAKHRDFIAHTCSQMLLTDMWMGCLRVGKSNGLKVILGIIFPPTILLLDFRTGDDLSYQNSKDNEELKDKEDDNKSGKDGTMSMDGVSKKGDEEDSKKKQKRVPVGKKIYNFYNAPFTKFWFNTTAYLVYLMLYNYIILVKMERWPSLQEWIVISYIITLGLEKVRQILMSEPGKLKQKINVWLEEYWNITDLAAITMFLMGLLLRLQNEPYMGYGRVIYCVDIIFWYIRVLDIFGVNKYLGPYVMMIGKMMIDMLYFVVIMLVVLMSFGVARQAILHPDEEPTWRLARNIFYMPYWMIYGEVFADSIDRKTRIHIYAMEINPPCGENMYDEDGKKLPPCIPGAWLTPAIMACYLLVANILLVNLLIAVFNNTFFEVKSISNQVWKFQRYQLIMTFHDRPVLPPPLIIFSHIYIVLKRLCCRCRKKQEGELDERDCGLKLTLSLEELKSLHEFEEQCVEEYFREKEDEAQSSNDERIRITSQRVENMSMRLEEVNEREHSMKASLQTVDLRLAQLEEFSGRMMHALERLVGIDRCELVRARSGSSMAVDQSGLLRRGSINSTDGYSLYRWHLDAEDRGEEMSGDKKSHAERRGSIGSSDLLLNPHQGSCYGPTLDVVPLRQRTRSSSSVDILISPCESQDRVQTSQSPKLTSTQHPKDPQALLETGKDIAVSHPLERAQSLRQYPTEAQSNSLSYENRSQSGTLYVSMAQSRLCSQGNTWASEPHGLQDQASRSPTLGRWPPRFDDKVHPSPFGLSPKTSLEKLRQREAQDEEGSSKESKWTKTQQGESEEKNKDEDQSEADSESTRTEGGAEKREELTDSDHLYVAEDRMYPSLRSKSLNTNPRKAKAVGSILAKPRAANSVKDLAGACEVNTNDFRPSTERTGT
- the trpm1a gene encoding transient receptor potential cation channel subfamily M member 1a isoform X4, which produces MDNRGFGGKKGKEGSFKRASIKRTPSGSQKFQRAWIERTFLKRECIHIFPSREPNKCCCGQLVNQHVAILPGSTNKSAEEGQGVQAEPPQEKWSVAKHTQATPTDAYGIIEFQGGGHVNKAMYIRVSCDTKPDNLLHLMVKDWQLELPTLLISVHGGLQNFELQPKLKQVFGKGLIKAAVTTGAWIFTGGVSTGVIRHVGDALKDHSSKSRGKVCAIGIAPWGIVENKEDLIGRDVTRPYQTMSNPLSKLSVLNNSHSHFILADNGTHGKYGAEVRLRRQLEKHISLQKINTRLGHGVPLVCLILEGGPNVISIVLESLREEPPVPVVVCDGSGRASDIISFAHKYSEEDGLVNDSVRDQLLVTIQKTFNYNRNQAQQIYLMVMECMKKRELITVFRTASEGQQDIEMAILTALLKGTNASAPDQLSLALAWNRVDIARSQIFVQGQHWPPAGSLPTSSTSQQDKPKSPITARPSKGKPARAKKGKGAKSKPEPPEETDPRKLELLNWVNSLEQAMMDALVLDRVDFVKLLIENGVNIHCFLTIPRLEELYNTKLGPTNTLHFVVRDVKKGNLPPDYQITLIDIGLVLEYLMGGAYRCHYTRKSFRTLYNNLYGLKRPKALKLLGMEDDDPRPKGKKKMKKKKEEEIDIDVDDPEVSRFQYPFHELMVWAVLMKRQKMALFLWQRGEEAMAKALVACKLYKAMAHESSRSELVDDISQDLDNNSKEFGQLAYELLDQSYKHDEQVAMKLLTYELKNWSNSTCLKLAVAAKHRDFIAHTCSQMLLTDMWMGCLRVGKSNGLKVILGIIFPPTILLLDFRTGDDLSYQNSKDNEELKDKEDDNKSGKDGTMSMDGVSKKGDEEDSKKKQKRVPVGKKIYNFYNAPFTKFWFNTTAYLVYLMLYNYIILVKMERWPSLQEWIVISYIITLGLEKVRQILMSEPGKLKQKINVWLEEYWNITDLAAITMFLMGLLLRLQNEPYMGYGRVIYCVDIIFWYIRVLDIFGVNKYLGPYVMMIGKMMIDMLYFVVIMLVVLMSFGVARQAILHPDEEPTWRLARNIFYMPYWMIYGEVFADSIDPPCGENMYDEDGKKLPPCIPGAWLTPAIMACYLLVANILLVNLLIAVFNNTFFEVKSISNQVWKFQRYQLIMTFHDRPVLPPPLIIFSHIYIVLKRLCCRCRKKQEGELDERDCGLKLTLSLEELKSLHEFEEQCVEEYFREKEDEAQSSNDERIRITSQRVENMSMRLEEVNEREHSMKASLQTVDLRLAQLEEFSGRMMHALERLVGIDRCELVRARSGSSMAVDQSGLLRRGSINSTDGYSLYRWHLDAEDRGEEMSGDKKSHAERRGSIGSSDLLLNPHQGSCYGPTLDVVPLRQRTRSSSSVDILISPCESQDRVQTSQSPKLTSTQHPKDPQALLETGKDIAVSHPLERAQSLRQYPTEAQSNSLSYENRSQSGTLYVSMAQSRLCSQGNTWASEPHGLQDQASRSPTLGRWPPRFDDKVHPSPFGLSPKTSLEKLRQREAQDEEGSSKESKWTKTQQGESEEKNKDEDQSEADSESTRTEGGAEKREELTDSDHLYVAEDRMYPSLRSKSLNTNPRKAKAVGSILAKPRAANSVKDLAGACEVNTNDFRPSTERTGT